The following proteins come from a genomic window of Gordonia westfalica:
- a CDS encoding FMN-binding protein has translation MTPTSSTDSVLPDPDPSRPARSSVLMRTGGVVAAMAAVGLVAGACSSDDSESTGSTTTAGSSTATIVDDAASAQYKNGEYTAEGGYNSPGGPQQVGVTVTLSNDVITAVSVDTSQTKGPSLEYQGKFAGGISDVVVGKNINDIDVDKVSGSSLTSGGFNEAIEKIKQEAIN, from the coding sequence ATGACCCCAACCTCGAGCACCGATTCCGTCCTGCCCGATCCTGATCCGTCCCGTCCGGCACGGTCCTCGGTGCTGATGCGCACCGGCGGTGTCGTCGCGGCGATGGCTGCCGTCGGCCTCGTCGCCGGGGCGTGTTCGTCCGACGACTCCGAGTCCACCGGCTCGACGACCACCGCCGGGTCGTCGACGGCGACCATCGTCGACGATGCCGCATCCGCCCAGTACAAGAACGGCGAGTACACGGCCGAGGGTGGATACAACTCGCCCGGCGGACCGCAGCAGGTCGGCGTCACGGTCACGCTGTCGAACGATGTCATCACGGCGGTGTCGGTCGACACGAGCCAGACCAAGGGCCCGTCGCTGGAGTACCAGGGCAAGTTCGCCGGCGGGATCTCCGATGTAGTGGTCGGCAAGAACATCAACGACATCGATGTCGACAAGGTCTCCGGTTCGTCGCTGACCTCGGGTGGCTTCAACGAGGCGATCGAGAAGATCAAGCAGGAAGCCATCAACTGA
- a CDS encoding FAD:protein FMN transferase yields MNSPGTVHDWVFDAIGTRWTVTTPSPLPGPVLDEVRAEIDRIDLAWSRFRDDSTVAEMARAAGRYPIEESDQPLVDWYRRLYSLTRGAVSPLVGQTLADAGYDADYSLRPAPQVSGVPAWDEVIAGHDGALELREAALLDVGAAGKGFAADRVAEIVARVTDDFVVDAGGDMVVSPRTRPLRVALEHPMDPTKAIGVVTLGGGAICASASNRRVWADWHHIVDPRTASPAREVLATWVIAPSAMEADGLATALFFTPAAFLRGDFDHHAQGFHHVTIRRNGSVEHTAIPGLELFL; encoded by the coding sequence ATGAATTCACCGGGGACCGTGCATGACTGGGTGTTCGACGCGATCGGCACCCGGTGGACGGTCACCACGCCGTCGCCGCTGCCCGGGCCCGTCCTCGACGAGGTGCGTGCCGAGATCGACCGCATCGACCTGGCCTGGTCGAGGTTCCGGGACGACTCGACGGTCGCCGAGATGGCCCGTGCGGCCGGCCGCTACCCGATCGAGGAGTCGGATCAACCGCTCGTCGACTGGTACCGCCGGCTGTATTCGCTGACGCGCGGTGCGGTTTCGCCGCTGGTGGGGCAGACGCTCGCCGACGCCGGCTACGACGCGGACTATTCGCTGCGGCCCGCGCCGCAGGTGTCCGGCGTCCCGGCGTGGGATGAGGTGATCGCCGGGCACGACGGCGCGCTCGAGTTGCGGGAGGCTGCTCTGCTCGATGTCGGTGCCGCGGGAAAGGGTTTCGCGGCCGACCGGGTGGCGGAGATCGTCGCGCGGGTGACCGACGACTTCGTCGTCGACGCCGGTGGTGACATGGTCGTCTCACCACGGACCCGCCCGCTTCGGGTGGCGCTGGAACATCCGATGGACCCGACCAAGGCGATCGGTGTGGTCACGCTCGGCGGCGGGGCGATCTGCGCCTCGGCCAGCAACCGTCGGGTGTGGGCGGATTGGCATCACATCGTCGATCCGCGTACCGCCTCCCCCGCGCGGGAAGTGCTGGCCACCTGGGTGATCGCGCCGTCGGCGATGGAGGCCGACGGACTGGCGACCGCGCTGTTCTTCACGCCGGCCGCATTCCTGCGCGGCGACTTCGACCATCACGCGCAGGGCTTCCATCACGTGACCATCCGACGCAACGGGAGTGTCGAGCACACCGCGATCCCCGGATTGGAGCTGTTCCTGTGA
- a CDS encoding substrate-binding domain-containing protein → MGRHSSDADRGDNEWTGAAASSGGAASGNRRSDDDFGFEHREAGSGRRGGWLWAGVALVAVVALVTGVIIWQTSSGGCGDRTRVAVASDGAMTGPLREVARQASTDSCYDYDIQTAAGADVPGLLTQGAAAPDLWVADSQVQARRVTTQVRRDMDLVSPSIASTPTVVAGEDVPELQTWVEVMRLPDLRTGSPVDTSTGDAPIIGALAAVDAGELPEEKFTEAMTILAIQQNNARLVNDNEGTRLNLANTSGVPVVTTEQQYELFMRTHQGSKLKATIPASGTVMLDYPLVNTASAARQQTADDAGTALVAALNTDAGRKALTDAGYRDADGTGVGEPVKELQLRDPSSVDKALRQWQVLGVPIRSLVVQDTSGSMATPAGGTTRAGLLIDASQTGLKLFPNNTMIGGWAFSVDKGGDGQDWEEMAPIRRLDARSGSGTHRDALGKAVEEGLSDLGGGTGLYDTTLAAFKKVQDTYDPNYSNSVIIMTDGQNEDPNSIGLDELLAELKRLEDPARPVLVLTIGISDDADSNALKQIAEATGGTTYVAENAADIRTVFVDAIQARVAAAGR, encoded by the coding sequence ATGGGGCGTCACAGCTCAGATGCCGATCGCGGCGACAACGAATGGACCGGGGCTGCCGCGAGCAGCGGGGGAGCAGCGAGCGGCAACCGCCGGTCCGACGACGACTTCGGCTTCGAGCATCGCGAGGCCGGCAGTGGCCGACGCGGTGGCTGGCTGTGGGCGGGCGTCGCCCTGGTCGCGGTCGTCGCCCTCGTCACCGGCGTGATCATCTGGCAGACGAGCTCCGGCGGCTGCGGTGACCGGACACGTGTGGCGGTCGCGTCCGACGGCGCGATGACCGGACCGCTCCGCGAGGTGGCACGCCAGGCGTCGACGGACTCCTGCTACGACTACGACATCCAGACCGCGGCGGGTGCCGACGTGCCCGGTCTGCTGACGCAGGGCGCCGCCGCCCCCGATCTCTGGGTCGCCGACTCGCAGGTGCAGGCACGCCGCGTCACGACGCAGGTCCGCCGCGACATGGATCTGGTGTCGCCGTCGATCGCCTCCACCCCGACCGTCGTCGCCGGTGAGGACGTCCCCGAACTCCAGACCTGGGTCGAGGTCATGAGGCTGCCCGACCTCCGGACCGGAAGCCCGGTCGACACCAGCACCGGCGACGCCCCGATCATCGGTGCGCTCGCGGCGGTCGACGCCGGTGAACTCCCCGAGGAGAAGTTCACCGAGGCCATGACGATCCTGGCCATCCAGCAGAACAATGCGCGCCTCGTCAACGACAACGAGGGCACCCGACTCAACCTGGCGAACACCTCGGGTGTGCCGGTGGTGACGACCGAGCAGCAGTACGAGCTGTTCATGCGCACCCATCAGGGGTCGAAGCTCAAGGCCACCATCCCCGCCTCCGGCACCGTCATGCTCGACTACCCGCTGGTGAACACCGCGTCCGCCGCGCGCCAGCAGACCGCCGACGACGCCGGTACCGCACTCGTGGCGGCACTGAACACCGATGCCGGCCGTAAGGCGCTGACCGACGCGGGCTACCGCGACGCCGACGGCACCGGGGTCGGCGAACCCGTCAAGGAACTCCAGCTGCGGGATCCGTCGTCGGTCGACAAGGCACTGCGCCAGTGGCAGGTGCTCGGTGTACCGATCCGCAGCCTCGTCGTCCAGGACACCTCCGGGTCGATGGCGACCCCGGCCGGCGGAACCACCCGCGCCGGACTGCTCATCGACGCGTCGCAGACCGGTCTGAAGCTGTTCCCGAACAACACGATGATCGGTGGCTGGGCCTTCAGCGTCGACAAGGGCGGCGACGGACAGGACTGGGAGGAGATGGCCCCCATCCGGCGTCTCGACGCGCGCTCGGGCAGCGGGACGCACCGTGACGCGCTCGGCAAGGCGGTCGAGGAGGGGCTGTCGGATCTCGGTGGCGGCACCGGCCTCTACGACACCACGCTGGCGGCGTTCAAGAAGGTCCAGGACACCTACGACCCGAACTACTCCAACAGCGTCATCATCATGACCGACGGCCAGAACGAGGACCCGAACAGCATCGGCCTCGACGAGCTCCTGGCCGAGCTGAAGCGCCTCGAGGATCCGGCCCGACCCGTGCTGGTCCTGACGATCGGCATCTCCGACGACGCGGACTCCAACGCGCTCAAGCAGATCGCCGAGGCCACCGGCGGCACCACCTACGTCGCCGAGAACGCGGCCGACATCCGGACCGTGTTCGTCGACGCCATCCAGGCGCGCGTCGCCGCGGCCGGCCGCTGA